The genomic window TTTGGAGTGCTTTGCACTGGGCAAAAGTTTCACCTTGTCTAGATTATGCAGCTCATTGTCTTGTATACCATGTAGGAAGTCTGCAAATGTCATGAAAATATAAATAATCAAGGCCTAGTTTTGTCGCACACAAAAAAGACAGCCTTACTCTGAAGAGGTTTTTATATCTAGCTAATTCAGGAAAGGAGCTACAGGGCTAACCTGTATAAGCCTGATCTTTGAATATTAAGAGGCTGCAGGGCATTAGTAGAAGTGACGAAGAAGCAGGACCAGCTTCCTTCATGCCTTCAACCTTATAAGAACCATTACTCTCCTGCAACTCATCAGATTGTGTATTTTGGAGATGTGTATGTTCGAGCCCTCTGAGCTTTCCATGGGGTGTGAAATCAAGCACAACCGCTGAAGCAAGGGATATGATAGCGACAACAGGAAAATAGGCAGGACCATCTTGGTGTGGCTGAAAGGTGCAGTGTTATTGTACTTCAGTGAAGTGCAAACCATAAAAGATGTACCAGAGAAATAAACATTATGGAGCTGATGATTACTGACCATGATCCCTTGATTAGGATGATACTCATTAATCAGAACATGGTTGATTGCAGAAGGAAATAAACCAGTCCACTGGCAGATTCTGCCAGTTATCTTTGTAAGCCATGGAGGTACTGCAATATTAGACAAATGAACATAATTTCAATGCTAAAAACTGATGACTACCTAACTAAGAAAAAAAAAGGAATGTTCACTATTTGTAATTTTAAGTACTCGTCATATTTCTAGTTCCtgacaaaacacttttttttgtatGCTGTACAACGTCAAGCATGCATAAATGCCAGCCTTATGATGTCATAGACCAAAAAAAATAATTTACACAAAAAGAGCACACAATCTGTTGTTGGGAATCACTTGCTTGTGCAATGCCCCTACGCGAACGATATCTGGTACCGGCTGGCGTGTGGTCGCTGATCAAGAATCTCATCGAGGGGAGGTACTGTTATTTTGTTCTTGCCCTCCTGTACATCCCCTCTTTTTCTTGTCTTCCTTTTTCGTGTTTCCTATTTCTGTAATCTCCCAGAGTTGAGATCTTCCCAGCTCTCCCATTGACAATGAATAGCCCGATACAGTTATTTTCTTAAGAATAAAACACAACATTTTTGTTTCACTAATAGAAAGAGAAAACGTAAGACAATGCATATTGCGTTTGCAATTTATTTACAAGATCTTTTTACATGTCTCTACCACAAACACTCATAGCGATTTTGCCATTGTATGGATTACAGAGGGGGTAGGGGcatctaaaataaatttctgtttAAACCGTTTTAACAGATTTTATTTGACTGGTGGAAAGAGAGAACAGATGATAATACAAATAGTTCTTGTCATCTCTCAAAACTGAGAACATGAGATCTTCTTTCATCTCTCTACCGTAAGCTCTGATGGGAATTTCGTCATTTGTAAGGATTCTAGAGGGGGGCAGAGGGCATCCATACTATGTTAGCAAGCTTATGGCAGCCAAATTATGGAGGAACAACGAATTCCTTAACTATCTCCGTATAATCACATGGGTGCATTTGAGTTATGTAAAGCATGCTTCATAATGACACAGAATCCACAAAATTGTGCTGAACATTACAATGTTGATGGATACTCACACGCCTGCGGCAGTAGCCCCTTCTCATGCACCACTCCTCCTGCACAGCACAGGATGACCAAATCAACACTTCCCCAGAGCCGAGAAAAGAAAAGAATAACGCAGATTTCCAATCAGGGATTCAGGCAGGGGCTGCAACCGGCACACGCACCCCAGTTCTGGAGCCGCCGGTTTTTCAAAATCTTCCACTTGGGCGCCGGTGCCTGATATATCTGCAACGGAATTCGCCACCAGAGCGTCAAACCACACGAGCAAGACAGAAGAAAGCGAAACCAAAGTAGGGGATCGGGCGAGTAGTAGAAAGGAGAGGGTTAGTCCAGTACAGTACATGGTGGAGGAGCTGGGCCTGCTCGGTCTGGGAGATGAAGTCGGGAACGTATAGGACGGTGGGGATGGAGCCGACGGCGTAGTCCCCGGGAATCCTCAGGCACAACTCCGGCGAGGGGTTCCCCTCCGCCGCCGCTTTCTGGGTCGCCTTTTCCTCCATTGCTGCTTCGGCCGAGGATGCTCGTGCTACTTCCCTGAAATCATTGGTTAAGGGCAAACCTGGCCGGGCCGTGCTATTAGGACCGGCCCGCGGGCACAGATTTTGGCCCGGCACGGCAGGAAGAAAGAAGTATACAAATCACCCCCAAATCTGATCTTTGGGATCTCCCGGCATTACTGTTGCACTGCTGTCGATCGCTGTGTGCTGTTGTCGGCAACGACGGCCCACAGGCGTGCGTGCTTTCCATGGCTCCACGTCTCCATCGTGTTCACTGATTGTCTTGACAGTTTTTACCGGGCTGGGATTTCGTATTTTTTCTTGCACTTGTTATGCTAGTAGCCTCGAGTCTGTAGGAGCAAGTATGCACTGAAGGAATGGACTGAAAAATCTTGGTCCCAGTTTTGGGGCTGTAGTACTGAAAAAATAATATGCAGGGGCAAGTAGCCTCGAGTCTGTTTTGGAAATTAGTATGCACTAAAAATTAGTAG from Triticum aestivum cultivar Chinese Spring chromosome 3B, IWGSC CS RefSeq v2.1, whole genome shotgun sequence includes these protein-coding regions:
- the LOC123068818 gene encoding alpha-ketoglutarate-dependent dioxygenase alkB homolog 6 is translated as MEEKATQKAAAEGNPSPELCLRIPGDYAVGSIPTVLYVPDFISQTEQAQLLHHIYQAPAPKWKILKNRRLQNWGGVVHEKGLLPQALPPWLTKITGRICQWTGLFPSAINHVLINEYHPNQGIMPHQDGPAYFPVVAIISLASAVVLDFTPHGKLRGLEHTHLQNTQSDELQESNGSYKVEGMKEAGPASSSLLLMPCSLLIFKDQAYTDFLHGIQDNELHNLDKVANVSQCPQFKHLSHDYSPGKADSSVSSEPSGTFRRTTTRVSLTCRLVLNVHSKLFKY